From one Streptomyces sp. N50 genomic stretch:
- a CDS encoding serine/threonine-protein kinase, giving the protein MSEDPGTERVIAGRYRLLSPLGEGGMGTVWRARDEVLQREVAVKEVRAPGGLASDDVERMYARLEREAWAAARVANRNVVTVYDVATEDGRPWIVMELVRGMSLADLLDAEGPLTPQRTAHIGAEVLAALRAAHDAGVLHRDVKPANVLISNDDRVVLTDFGIAMVEGSSALTMTGEVIGSPEFLAPERALGRTPGPESDLWALGVLLYAAVEGHSPFRQNTPLSTLRAIVDEELPTPRLAGPLTPVIEGLLRKDPAERMSAQQAEQDLRLVAAGGTPHAYTAPTTPYSPTMAGYPQDGYSQQDSRTPPQPVQGFGPPPDSYSTPTAADEPHRNRRAAVVLVAGLVALALAIGGLTYTLINRNNGGNANEGQGASSTPKSQPSDGTSPSASSKSTAPSDTPSPSSSKSSSAPQSVKATVEGANTEYSGSCPPPNTKAPTFTASITVGKLPAEVSYRWVTKTGSVSNPGWKTLSFPSGGGKTKQDRVFLTTYSNSGTFKNEISVEIRSPVNGESNSVPFSVTCVAETPSDGASASDSATPSDG; this is encoded by the coding sequence GTGTGGCGGGCCCGCGACGAGGTGCTGCAACGCGAGGTCGCCGTCAAGGAGGTGCGCGCGCCCGGCGGACTGGCGTCCGACGACGTCGAGCGGATGTACGCCCGGCTTGAGCGCGAGGCGTGGGCGGCTGCGCGGGTCGCCAACCGCAACGTGGTGACGGTGTACGACGTGGCGACGGAGGACGGCCGCCCCTGGATCGTCATGGAGCTGGTGCGGGGCATGTCCCTGGCCGATCTCCTGGACGCCGAGGGGCCGTTGACACCGCAGCGGACCGCGCACATCGGTGCCGAGGTGCTGGCCGCGCTGCGGGCCGCGCACGACGCCGGGGTGCTGCACCGGGACGTGAAACCGGCCAACGTGCTGATCTCGAACGACGACCGGGTCGTCCTGACCGACTTCGGTATCGCGATGGTCGAGGGCAGTTCGGCGCTCACCATGACCGGCGAGGTCATCGGGTCGCCCGAATTCCTGGCCCCGGAGCGGGCGTTGGGCCGGACGCCCGGTCCCGAGTCCGATCTGTGGGCGCTCGGCGTGCTGCTGTACGCGGCGGTCGAGGGGCACTCGCCGTTCCGTCAGAACACCCCGCTGAGCACCCTGCGGGCCATCGTCGACGAGGAGTTGCCGACCCCGCGGCTGGCGGGGCCGCTCACCCCGGTCATCGAGGGGCTGCTGCGCAAGGACCCGGCCGAGCGGATGTCCGCCCAGCAGGCGGAGCAGGATCTGCGGCTGGTCGCGGCGGGCGGTACGCCGCACGCGTACACCGCGCCGACGACGCCGTACTCGCCGACGATGGCGGGGTATCCGCAGGACGGCTACTCCCAGCAGGACTCGCGGACGCCGCCGCAGCCGGTGCAGGGCTTCGGGCCACCGCCCGACTCCTACTCGACGCCGACGGCCGCGGACGAACCGCACCGCAACCGGCGCGCGGCCGTCGTGCTGGTCGCGGGGCTGGTCGCGCTGGCGCTGGCGATCGGCGGACTGACGTACACGCTGATCAACCGGAACAACGGCGGGAACGCGAACGAGGGCCAGGGCGCGAGCAGCACCCCCAAGAGCCAGCCCTCGGACGGGACTTCGCCCAGTGCGAGCAGCAAGTCCACGGCGCCGAGCGACACTCCGAGCCCGAGCAGCAGCAAGTCGTCCTCGGCGCCGCAGTCGGTGAAGGCGACGGTGGAGGGCGCCAACACCGAGTACTCCGGCAGCTGTCCGCCGCCGAACACGAAGGCGCCGACCTTCACGGCCAGCATCACGGTGGGCAAGCTGCCCGCGGAGGTGTCCTACCGGTGGGTTACGAAGACCGGTTCGGTCTCCAACCCGGGCTGGAAGACGCTGTCGTTCCCCTCGGGCGGCGGGAAGACCAAGCAGGACCGGGTGTTCCTCACGACGTACTCGAACAGCGGGACGTTCAAGAACGAGATCAGCGTCGAGATCCGCAGCCCGGTGAACGGGGAGTCCAACTCCGTGCCGTTCTCGGTGACTTGCGTGGCGGAGACCCCGTCGGACGGGGCCTCCGCGTCGGACTCGGCAACGCCCTCTGACGGCTAG
- a CDS encoding SGNH/GDSL hydrolase family protein, which produces MRRSRFTAYVTSLLLAAGLALTGAMTAQASQLAATGGYVALGDSYSSGVGSGSKISSSGSCDRSTKAYPYLWAAAHSPSTFDFMACSGARTGDVLANQLGTLSTSTSLVSISIGGNDAGFADVMTTCVLQSDSSCLTRIATAKAYVDSTLPGLLDKVYSTISAKAPAAHVVVLGYPRFYKLGTTCLGLSATKRSAINGAADYLDAALAKRAADHGFTYGDVRTTFTGHEICSGSSWLHSLNLLSITESYHPTAAGQSGGYLPVLAGAA; this is translated from the coding sequence ATGAGACGTTCCCGATTTACGGCATACGTGACCTCGCTCCTCCTGGCCGCCGGCCTCGCCCTCACCGGGGCGATGACGGCGCAGGCGTCCCAACTCGCCGCCACCGGCGGCTATGTGGCCCTCGGCGACTCCTACTCCTCCGGGGTCGGCTCGGGCAGCAAGATCAGTTCCAGCGGGTCCTGCGACCGCAGCACCAAGGCCTACCCCTACCTCTGGGCGGCCGCGCATTCACCCTCGACGTTCGACTTCATGGCCTGCTCGGGTGCTCGTACGGGTGATGTTCTCGCCAACCAGCTCGGCACCCTCAGCACCTCGACGTCCCTCGTCTCGATCAGCATCGGCGGCAACGACGCCGGCTTCGCCGACGTCATGACGACCTGCGTCCTGCAGTCCGACAGCTCCTGCCTGACCCGGATCGCCACCGCGAAGGCGTACGTCGACTCGACGCTCCCCGGCCTCCTCGACAAGGTCTACTCGACGATCAGCGCCAAAGCCCCCGCCGCGCACGTGGTCGTGCTCGGCTACCCGCGCTTCTACAAGCTCGGCACCACCTGCCTCGGCCTCTCCGCGACCAAGCGCTCCGCCATCAACGGCGCGGCCGACTACCTCGACGCCGCCCTCGCCAAGCGCGCCGCCGACCACGGCTTCACCTACGGCGACGTACGCACCACCTTCACCGGCCACGAGATCTGCTCCGGCAGCTCCTGGCTGCACAGCCTCAACCTGCTGAGCATCACCGAGTCGTACCACCCGACCGCGGCCGGCCAGTCCGGCGGCTATCTGCCGGTGCTGGCCGGCGCGGCCTGA
- a CDS encoding glycosyltransferase family 2 protein gives MSSVLRPATSGEDPLMSAVYRPISSHLAITPPVSVVIPAMNEAENLPYVFKTLPAWIHEVVLVDGNSTDNTVEVARELWPGVKVVEQQGKGKGDALITGFEACGGDIIVMVDADGSADGHEIVSYVSALVSGADFAKGSRFANGGGTDDMTFIRKLGNWALCTIVNRKFGARYTDLCYGYNAFWRHCLDKIDLDCTGFEIETLINIRVVKAGLKVQEIPSHEYLRIHGTSNLRAVRDGIRVLKVILKERSNRRALRRRSHARMIDSVPGEVS, from the coding sequence GTGAGTTCTGTTCTGCGCCCAGCGACATCGGGCGAAGATCCGTTAATGTCGGCCGTATACCGGCCGATCTCCTCTCACCTGGCGATCACACCGCCGGTGAGCGTGGTGATTCCCGCCATGAATGAGGCGGAGAATCTCCCCTACGTCTTCAAGACACTTCCCGCGTGGATACACGAAGTTGTTCTTGTGGACGGCAATTCCACCGACAACACCGTCGAGGTGGCCCGCGAGCTGTGGCCCGGGGTCAAGGTCGTCGAACAGCAGGGCAAGGGCAAGGGGGATGCCCTGATCACCGGGTTCGAGGCCTGCGGCGGCGACATCATCGTGATGGTCGACGCGGACGGCTCGGCCGACGGGCACGAGATCGTCAGCTATGTCTCCGCCCTCGTCTCGGGCGCGGACTTCGCCAAGGGATCGCGCTTCGCCAACGGCGGCGGCACGGACGACATGACGTTCATCCGCAAACTCGGCAACTGGGCGCTGTGCACGATCGTCAACCGGAAGTTCGGCGCCCGCTACACCGATCTCTGCTACGGATACAACGCGTTCTGGCGGCACTGCCTCGACAAGATCGACCTCGACTGCACCGGCTTCGAGATCGAGACGCTCATCAACATCCGGGTGGTCAAGGCCGGTCTCAAGGTGCAGGAGATCCCCAGTCACGAGTACCTCCGTATCCACGGCACGAGCAATCTGCGGGCCGTGCGGGACGGGATCCGGGTGCTCAAGGTGATCCTCAAGGAGCGCTCCAACCGGCGTGCGCTGCGCCGCCGTTCGCACGCGAGGATGATCGACTCGGTTCCGGGAGAGGTGTCTTGA
- a CDS encoding glycosyltransferase family 2 protein, whose protein sequence is MSSHDISVVICVYTEDRWEDILAAVSSVRAQSRPALETLLVVDHNPALLDRLTREYKDAEETGEVRVLANAGPRGLSAGRNTGIAASRGEVIAFLDDDAVAEREWLRYFAEPYADPKVMAVGGRTMPIWASGRRPAWFPEEFDWVVGCTYKGLPPGRVRVRNVLGGNASFRRTAFDAAGGFATGIGRDGDKRPLGGEETELCIRLTRARPDAVLLIDDRAVIHHRVPPVREHFGYFRTRTYAEGLSKALVARSVGADKGLESERRYTTRVLPAGVVRGLRDAVLARPGGAGRAGAIVAGVFGAAGGYVVGSVRARRGGVTFSVVRIAGDAHERGHTDDRGGGHD, encoded by the coding sequence TTGAGCAGTCACGACATCTCCGTCGTGATCTGCGTCTACACCGAGGACCGCTGGGAGGACATCCTCGCGGCGGTCTCCTCGGTGCGGGCGCAGTCGCGTCCCGCGCTGGAGACGTTGCTGGTCGTCGACCACAACCCCGCTCTCCTGGACCGGCTCACCAGGGAGTACAAGGACGCCGAGGAGACGGGCGAGGTCCGCGTGCTGGCGAACGCGGGCCCGCGCGGTCTGTCCGCGGGCCGCAACACCGGTATCGCCGCATCCCGCGGCGAGGTCATCGCCTTCCTCGACGACGACGCCGTGGCCGAGCGGGAGTGGCTGCGGTACTTCGCCGAGCCGTACGCCGATCCGAAGGTGATGGCCGTCGGCGGCCGCACGATGCCGATCTGGGCGTCGGGGCGCCGGCCGGCCTGGTTCCCCGAGGAGTTCGACTGGGTGGTGGGCTGCACGTACAAGGGCCTGCCGCCGGGCCGGGTCCGGGTGCGCAACGTGCTGGGCGGCAACGCCTCCTTCCGCCGTACGGCGTTCGACGCGGCCGGCGGCTTCGCGACCGGCATCGGCCGCGACGGCGACAAGCGCCCGCTGGGCGGCGAGGAGACGGAACTCTGCATCCGCCTCACCCGCGCCAGGCCGGACGCGGTACTGCTGATCGACGACCGCGCGGTGATCCACCACCGGGTGCCCCCGGTGCGTGAGCACTTCGGGTACTTCCGCACCCGCACGTACGCCGAGGGTCTCTCCAAGGCGCTGGTGGCCCGAAGTGTCGGCGCCGACAAGGGACTTGAGTCGGAGCGCCGCTACACGACCCGGGTCCTGCCGGCCGGGGTGGTACGCGGGTTGCGGGACGCCGTGCTCGCCCGGCCGGGCGGCGCGGGCCGGGCGGGCGCGATCGTCGCTGGGGTGTTCGGCGCGGCGGGCGGGTACGTCGTCGGGAGCGTGCGGGCCCGGCGCGGCGGGGTCACCTTCTCGGTGGTGCGGATCGCCGGGGACGCACACGAGCGCGGGCACACGGACGACCGTGGGGGCGGACATGACTGA
- a CDS encoding polysaccharide deacetylase family protein gives MTDTPVPILMYHSIAAAPNDATRELSVAPEAFAEQLALLGDLRFTPVNTADLAASWRSGKPLPERPVLITFDDGYEGVHRHALPALAQHGFASTLFVSTGWIRGDHDTGGGLDAMLDWDQVRELAGADVEIGGHSHTHPQLDQLDDDTLRTELVRCREIVADELGAVPFSFAYPYGYSSRRVRQAVRETGFAQALAVGNDLARRRQGPYALRRVTVRRSTGVEEFARLVEGRAIARNFARDRALTQGYAMVRRARQVRRKASRSRV, from the coding sequence ATGACTGACACACCGGTGCCGATCCTGATGTACCACTCGATCGCCGCCGCCCCGAACGACGCCACCCGCGAACTGTCCGTCGCACCCGAGGCGTTCGCCGAGCAGCTCGCGCTCCTCGGTGATCTGCGCTTCACGCCCGTCAACACAGCTGATCTGGCGGCGAGTTGGCGCTCCGGGAAACCACTGCCCGAGCGTCCGGTGCTGATCACCTTCGACGACGGCTACGAGGGCGTGCACCGGCACGCGCTGCCCGCGCTCGCCCAACACGGTTTCGCATCCACCCTGTTCGTCTCCACCGGCTGGATCCGGGGCGACCACGACACCGGCGGTGGCCTGGACGCCATGCTCGACTGGGACCAGGTGCGCGAACTCGCGGGCGCGGACGTCGAGATCGGCGGCCACAGCCACACCCACCCGCAGCTCGACCAGCTCGACGACGACACCCTGCGCACGGAGTTGGTGCGTTGCCGCGAGATCGTCGCCGACGAACTCGGCGCCGTGCCCTTCTCGTTCGCGTATCCCTACGGCTACTCCAGCCGCCGGGTGCGCCAGGCGGTGCGGGAGACCGGGTTCGCGCAGGCGCTCGCCGTCGGCAACGACCTCGCCCGGCGCCGCCAGGGGCCGTACGCGCTGAGGCGGGTAACCGTGCGCCGCAGTACGGGAGTCGAGGAGTTCGCGCGGCTCGTCGAGGGCCGTGCGATCGCCCGCAACTTCGCCAGGGACCGTGCCCTCACCCAGGGGTACGCCATGGTCCGCAGAGCTCGACAGGTCCGCCGGAAGGCCAGCCGTTCCCGTGTCTGA
- a CDS encoding lipopolysaccharide biosynthesis protein — translation MSDTTTTTQDAAPETEAPQRTGRRLRLPGRGRSPGGSPLFRNAYALMLNTGISAVLGLGYWLIAAHYYSPSAVGQGSAAIAAMKLLAGLTAVTLTGAMARFIPVAGRATGRLIFRTYAGSSIIVAFGAGIFLLTLNDWGPSYRFLHGPVPALGFVVAVIAWNLLTLQDGVLTGLRSAPWVPVGNTVFSAVKLALLVGLASVFAASGVFVSWVAAIAFSVVPLGWLVFRRLVPRHIEATEEHARPPTLREIGRFLAGDYTGSLFSLAVVYLVPVIIASQVSSEDNAYFYITTTIGGTVNLLAINMGASLTVEGSHDPARIAANTRAALKRMARIMLPICGLLFIGAPYILGVFGAGYADAATPLLRWFAVGALLRVLMETYFAVLRAQSRTSGLAWLQGLLCVLVLSLTLLLLPRMGLTGAGVAEISSLAVIVAIAAPRLFKTLRAAPAAELPEDAAPDGDLADLGAREVPAAAPRRRGPAWALDSDTLALGIHVDFDHLERRPDVRPGPGTPPTGTPIVSGEQRPTWGLGIKRSEIVGLPVEEREPGSESSLSPSAEPEVDAPFEPADGADRAVVPEAALVAADVRETESKAAEVPPPARPLSLRERLVPTRPGVVLGCLLVAALLLYWVPAARLGESDLDRMGGLGLISVLPLPTLAGAALLIVVFAALLWLGREHKALLLITLLATVVSLHALPAVIEPEPRFPTAWQHLGFIDYIDRTGSAVPDLDARWSWPGFFAVAAFVGKACGVTDWSEVIRWWPTAIQLAYLAPMFLLVRSLRASWRAKWTGIWIFVLSGWVGQDYFSPQGFTFLLYLAFVAILLVWFRAPHVLWTRIRPGEAEVEPTDRRQQAVLLLVLIGLFAASVPAHQLTPFVMLGVLTVLVLLGRSELRGLPILFAVLVAVWIGFMAEPYWSGHFNDLFGGVGGVGSNVSTSVSGRIQGGSSTHKLVLYTRVLLAGGVMAFACWGWWRRRDHKYRERSLLVLTFVPFLGFGMQSYGGEMALRVFMFAVPGAALLAGLALFPRTGATAKEREKDRVSLAPLAALLAGLLLMGGFLVARWGNEGFERVRPGEVAAMNYVYAHDKPTVRLLWLSDDTVNDVTPAMPWGAKDMERVNYVPTLAPSDPVLVSGLVKALKDAGPHSYLMLNKSQVVSLQLDAGYSATWESRLIQNLDNRQEVKKVLVNADVTMYSLREQPPGAVPEPDPGPIGPQITWTPWSVVGALAALALILMLTAREVVRVAVRPSVRQLRWLQGSFWFSLPLLAVVLASLVQRFLTMK, via the coding sequence GTGTCTGACACGACGACCACCACCCAGGACGCGGCGCCCGAGACCGAGGCGCCCCAGCGGACGGGGCGCCGGTTGCGCCTGCCGGGGAGGGGCAGGTCCCCCGGCGGCAGCCCGCTGTTCCGCAACGCCTACGCCCTGATGCTCAACACCGGGATCTCCGCGGTGCTGGGGCTCGGCTACTGGCTGATCGCCGCCCACTACTACTCCCCGTCCGCGGTAGGCCAGGGTTCGGCGGCCATCGCGGCGATGAAGCTGCTGGCCGGACTCACGGCGGTCACGCTGACCGGCGCCATGGCCCGCTTCATCCCGGTCGCCGGACGCGCCACCGGACGCCTCATCTTCCGTACGTACGCGGGCAGTTCGATCATCGTCGCGTTCGGGGCCGGGATCTTCCTGCTGACGCTGAACGACTGGGGACCCTCGTACCGCTTCCTGCACGGGCCGGTCCCCGCGCTCGGCTTCGTCGTCGCCGTCATCGCCTGGAACCTGCTCACGCTCCAGGACGGGGTGCTGACCGGGCTGCGCAGCGCGCCCTGGGTGCCGGTGGGCAACACGGTGTTCTCGGCGGTGAAGTTGGCGCTGCTCGTCGGGCTCGCGTCGGTGTTCGCCGCGAGCGGTGTCTTCGTGTCCTGGGTCGCCGCGATCGCCTTCTCCGTGGTGCCGCTCGGCTGGCTGGTGTTCCGGCGGCTGGTGCCCCGGCACATCGAGGCGACCGAGGAGCACGCGAGGCCGCCGACGCTGCGGGAGATCGGCAGGTTCCTCGCCGGGGACTACACCGGCTCGCTGTTCTCGCTCGCCGTGGTCTACCTCGTGCCGGTGATCATCGCCTCGCAGGTCAGCTCCGAGGACAACGCGTACTTCTACATCACCACGACGATAGGCGGCACGGTCAACCTGCTCGCCATCAACATGGGCGCCTCCCTGACCGTCGAGGGCTCCCACGACCCGGCGCGCATCGCCGCCAACACCCGGGCCGCGCTCAAGCGCATGGCCCGGATCATGCTGCCGATCTGCGGGCTGCTGTTCATCGGCGCCCCGTACATCCTGGGCGTGTTCGGCGCGGGCTACGCGGACGCGGCGACCCCGCTGCTGCGCTGGTTCGCGGTGGGCGCGCTGCTGCGGGTCCTCATGGAGACGTACTTCGCAGTGCTGCGCGCGCAGAGCCGCACGAGTGGACTCGCCTGGCTGCAGGGCCTGTTGTGCGTCCTGGTGCTCAGTCTGACGCTGCTGCTGCTCCCCCGCATGGGCCTGACCGGGGCGGGGGTCGCCGAGATCTCCAGCCTCGCGGTGATCGTGGCGATCGCCGCGCCCAGACTCTTCAAGACGCTACGGGCGGCCCCGGCCGCGGAGTTGCCCGAGGACGCGGCACCGGACGGCGACCTCGCCGACCTGGGGGCGCGCGAGGTCCCGGCCGCCGCACCGCGCCGTCGCGGACCGGCCTGGGCGCTCGACTCCGACACCCTCGCGCTCGGCATCCACGTCGACTTCGACCACCTGGAACGCCGGCCGGACGTACGGCCGGGCCCCGGCACCCCGCCCACCGGCACGCCCATCGTGTCCGGCGAGCAACGGCCGACCTGGGGCCTCGGCATCAAGCGGTCCGAGATCGTCGGGCTGCCCGTGGAGGAACGTGAACCCGGCTCAGAGTCCTCACTGAGCCCGTCCGCCGAGCCGGAGGTGGACGCGCCGTTCGAGCCCGCCGACGGGGCGGACCGGGCGGTCGTACCGGAAGCGGCACTGGTGGCGGCGGACGTACGGGAGACGGAGTCCAAGGCGGCCGAAGTCCCGCCGCCCGCCCGCCCGTTGTCGCTGCGCGAGCGCCTGGTGCCGACGCGCCCCGGTGTCGTCCTCGGCTGTCTGCTGGTCGCCGCGCTGCTCCTGTACTGGGTGCCCGCGGCGCGGCTCGGCGAGTCCGACCTGGACCGCATGGGCGGGCTCGGGCTGATCTCGGTGCTGCCGCTGCCCACGCTGGCCGGGGCCGCGCTGCTGATCGTGGTGTTCGCCGCGCTGCTGTGGCTGGGCCGCGAACACAAGGCACTCCTGCTCATCACCCTGCTCGCGACAGTCGTCTCGCTGCACGCGCTGCCCGCGGTGATCGAGCCCGAGCCGCGCTTCCCGACGGCCTGGCAGCACCTCGGGTTCATCGACTACATCGACCGCACCGGGTCGGCCGTACCCGACCTGGACGCCCGCTGGAGCTGGCCGGGCTTCTTCGCGGTGGCCGCGTTCGTCGGCAAGGCGTGCGGGGTCACCGACTGGTCCGAGGTGATCCGCTGGTGGCCCACCGCCATCCAACTCGCCTATCTGGCACCGATGTTCCTGCTGGTGCGCTCACTGCGGGCGAGCTGGCGGGCGAAGTGGACCGGTATCTGGATCTTCGTGCTCAGCGGCTGGGTCGGCCAGGACTACTTCTCCCCGCAGGGCTTCACCTTCCTCCTCTACCTGGCCTTCGTGGCGATCCTGTTGGTCTGGTTCCGGGCACCGCACGTCCTGTGGACGAGGATCCGGCCCGGCGAGGCGGAGGTCGAACCCACCGACCGGCGTCAACAGGCCGTCCTGCTCCTGGTGTTGATCGGTCTGTTCGCGGCGAGTGTCCCGGCCCACCAGCTCACGCCGTTCGTGATGCTGGGCGTGCTCACGGTCCTCGTCCTGCTCGGCCGCTCCGAACTGCGCGGGCTGCCCATCCTGTTCGCGGTGCTGGTCGCGGTGTGGATCGGCTTCATGGCCGAGCCGTACTGGTCCGGACACTTCAACGACCTCTTCGGCGGGGTCGGCGGCGTCGGCAGCAATGTCTCGACGTCCGTCTCCGGCCGTATCCAGGGCGGCAGTTCGACCCACAAGCTGGTCCTCTACACCCGCGTCCTGCTGGCCGGCGGCGTGATGGCCTTCGCCTGCTGGGGCTGGTGGCGCCGCCGCGACCACAAGTACCGCGAACGCTCCCTCCTCGTCCTCACCTTCGTCCCGTTCCTGGGCTTCGGCATGCAGTCCTACGGCGGTGAGATGGCGCTGCGGGTCTTCATGTTCGCGGTGCCGGGCGCGGCCCTGCTCGCGGGTCTCGCCCTCTTCCCGCGCACCGGCGCCACCGCCAAGGAACGCGAGAAGGACCGCGTGAGCCTCGCCCCGCTGGCCGCGCTGCTCGCGGGCCTGCTGCTCATGGGCGGCTTCCTGGTGGCCCGTTGGGGCAACGAGGGCTTCGAGCGGGTCCGGCCCGGCGAGGTCGCGGCCATGAACTACGTGTACGCCCACGACAAGCCGACGGTACGGCTGCTGTGGCTGAGCGACGACACGGTCAACGACGTGACGCCGGCGATGCCGTGGGGCGCGAAGGACATGGAGCGGGTCAACTACGTGCCCACGCTGGCCCCTTCGGACCCGGTGCTGGTGTCCGGCCTGGTCAAGGCGCTCAAGGACGCGGGCCCGCACTCGTATCTGATGCTCAACAAGAGCCAGGTCGTCTCGCTCCAGCTGGACGCCGGCTACTCGGCGACCTGGGAGTCCCGGCTGATCCAGAACCTGGACAACCGGCAGGAGGTGAAGAAGGTCCTCGTCAACGCCGACGTGACCATGTACTCCCTGCGCGAGCAGCCGCCTGGCGCGGTCCCCGAGCCCGATCCCGGGCCGATCGGACCGCAGATCACCTGGACGCCGTGGTCGGTGGTGGGCGCCCTCGCCGCGCTCGCCCTGATCCTGATGCTGACGGCCCGCGAGGTCGTCCGGGTCGCGGTGCGGCCGAGTGTGCGTCAACTGCGGTGGCTACAGGGCAGTTTCTGGTTCTCGCTGCCCCTGCTGGCGGTGGTGCTGGCCTCGCTGGTGCAGCGGTTCCTGACGATGAAGTAG
- a CDS encoding GH39 family glycosyl hydrolase produces the protein MGRHGWNSGALRWRLTALLGVGVAALALIVTLINTLPGGGSTAGTSRDGDKVHGTPATPPDEDRPEVGWGFTHTQYSADEGSSAATERVEGLLAKSRLPQDQAIMGWGADNPEPVKGRYDFGALDRRIDFMRESGGTPVITLCCSPDWMKGGKSGVDNTDWSQASLETAPKPDHYADYAALAATVAKRYPDVTHFIVWNEFKGFWNDAKQRWDYEGYTRLYNLVYKALKKVNPKIMVGGPYLVMDSVDPRDANASRTFKGSWGAMDQRIIDAFDYWNEHKAGADFVVVDGSSYTNDDDLLPDEFGATDKLTAVSEWVRQQTHDLPLWWAEYYVEPADGNDDRKGWSETHRVAVQATGMIALAKGGASSGFYWNPEEEKGTDCPGCLWTPTDSSDGGQQLPMYDLVSRFDAAFGPGATYETVPVAADDVPNVRVLATDKTILVVNTLDRQISANVDGKQFDMAAYGVKWLTR, from the coding sequence ATGGGACGTCATGGGTGGAATTCGGGGGCACTGCGGTGGCGGCTCACCGCGCTGCTCGGCGTGGGTGTGGCCGCACTGGCGCTGATCGTGACCCTGATCAACACGCTTCCCGGCGGCGGAAGCACCGCCGGCACCTCACGCGACGGCGACAAGGTGCACGGCACCCCGGCGACCCCGCCCGACGAGGACCGGCCCGAGGTCGGCTGGGGCTTCACCCACACCCAGTACAGCGCCGACGAGGGCAGCAGCGCCGCGACCGAGCGCGTCGAGGGACTGCTTGCCAAGTCCCGACTCCCGCAGGACCAGGCCATCATGGGCTGGGGCGCCGACAACCCCGAGCCGGTGAAGGGGCGTTACGACTTCGGCGCCCTGGACCGCCGTATCGACTTCATGCGCGAGTCGGGCGGCACCCCGGTCATCACGCTGTGCTGCTCGCCGGACTGGATGAAGGGCGGCAAGTCCGGTGTGGACAACACCGATTGGAGCCAGGCCTCGCTGGAGACGGCGCCGAAGCCCGACCACTACGCGGACTACGCCGCCCTCGCCGCGACGGTCGCCAAGCGGTACCCGGACGTCACCCACTTCATCGTGTGGAACGAGTTCAAGGGCTTCTGGAACGACGCCAAGCAGCGCTGGGACTACGAGGGTTACACCCGGCTCTACAACCTGGTCTACAAGGCGCTGAAGAAGGTCAACCCGAAGATCATGGTCGGCGGTCCGTATCTGGTGATGGACAGCGTGGACCCGCGTGACGCCAACGCCTCCCGTACGTTCAAGGGCAGTTGGGGCGCGATGGACCAGCGGATCATCGACGCCTTCGACTACTGGAACGAGCACAAGGCCGGCGCGGACTTCGTGGTCGTCGACGGCTCCAGCTACACCAACGACGACGACCTGCTGCCGGACGAGTTCGGGGCCACCGACAAACTCACCGCCGTGAGCGAGTGGGTACGGCAGCAGACGCACGATCTCCCGCTCTGGTGGGCCGAGTACTACGTCGAGCCCGCCGACGGCAACGACGACCGCAAGGGCTGGTCCGAGACCCACCGCGTCGCCGTCCAGGCCACCGGCATGATCGCCCTGGCCAAGGGCGGCGCCTCCTCCGGCTTCTACTGGAACCCGGAGGAGGAGAAGGGCACGGACTGCCCGGGCTGCCTGTGGACACCGACCGACAGCTCCGACGGCGGGCAACAACTGCCCATGTACGACCTGGTGTCCCGCTTCGACGCGGCCTTCGGGCCCGGCGCGACGTACGAGACCGTGCCGGTCGCCGCCGACGACGTGCCGAACGTACGGGTCCTCGCCACCGACAAGACGATTCTGGTCGTGAACACCCTGGACCGGCAGATCAGCGCGAACGTCGACGGCAAGCAGTTCGACATGGCGGCCTACGGGGTCAAGTGGCTTACCCGATAA